Below is a window of Dromiciops gliroides isolate mDroGli1 chromosome 5, mDroGli1.pri, whole genome shotgun sequence DNA.
tcttccacacagctgccaaaatcagCCACTAAATAAATTCCCAAAGTTTCCTAATCCTGCTGAGATGAAATTAACCATTTCAAACCCTTTATAACTTGTCTCCAGTCTAAGTATCTGGCCTTATCAGGGTATTTACCTTCACATACTCTAAAGTTCAGGTAGTTCTTGCTATTTCCCTCCTGATAGTCCCTgttccatctctatgcctttgtataGGCTGtcttctatgcctggaatgatctcttTATGTTTCTCCACTCATTATCATCCCTTGTATCCTTCAGAGCTCAACTAAAGTCACACCCCCAATGTAGAAACCTTCCCTGTTGTTGTCTCCAGAAACTGGGGCCTTCCTCACTTGTCCAGTCCCTtccaaatcactttgtatttattttgtatgtactctTCTGTCTCCCATGGTTTAGGAAAATATGGATAGTTTCATTTTAGTTTCTGTGTCCCCGCGCCCACCCCTTATGCCTCACATAGTGCCTTTCACAAATTAGtcacttgacaaatatttactACTTCATTAGTGGCATGAGGTAACAAAATAGTGAGGATTTCCTTAAGCATTATCAACTTCATGGAAATTCTCCAATACCATGGAGCTGCATCATGGAGCAGGAAAGGAACTCTTTCTATAGGATGGCAGAACAATTGGTTTATGAAGGTATACAAACCAACAAcgaattcaaaaagaaaattaaaaaggcagCTAGCTAATTAAGCATCATACAGGAGGAGACAATGGCTGGTTGGCTTTCAGTTGGCATTATTGAATAACATGAGGTATGCCTAATTATAAGAATATTTTTGAAATCCCGGTTGCAATGTTACTAAGACAATAAAaagatcaaagacaaaaaaataagccaacaaataaataaactgatgtctgaggtgacattttgTGGAAAGTATGACTATTTGAGGATTCCTGAAAACCCATTGTTCTCCATCTTCATGAAGACAAATGTGAGAATGGAAATAGGGTTAAAagttataaagaaataaattttttaattaaggaaaaacttcctccaAATGGGAAGAAACCAAAGAAGAAGACATCATAATATGATCCTCATTACTGGAGGTGTTCAGGAGGAAGCTATAAGGCACTTATTGGGGATGTGGTAGAACTGGTTCCTCCTCTTCAAGAACTGTTGAAGTAGAATGACTAGAAGTGCCTTCCAGTTCTGCAATTCAAGAATTCTATGATCCTTTTACATAAATGAGTATTGTATGGTTATCTCAATGCACTACCCCACATTGTAAGCTCCCTTTATAGCAAGTACAATATCTTAACAAAACTTTAAGCTTCCCAAGACCTAGTCTAATGCTCAGTACACATAGACAAGAGACTTTTGTGTTCTTGAATTCATTtatgaattaaatgaaaaaaattaaataggtgTCAAATATAAAAGCATAACACGTTTTGATAAACTTGCCTAATAAAACTATTGTGAGGAAATATTGTCTCATGGGGAAATTTTAAGGCATATCCCACTCTACATATATTATAAAAACATAAGTAATACACAAAGATCCAAACATTTTGAAGGAAAAGCcttggaaagaacaaaaagatgaaaacataaaacaaatttgtGAAGAGGTATTATGGTTCTTACTCATAATGTAAACAGTAAGTTACTCTTTTCATATTAGAGTTATCACCTGATTCATCATGTCCATATTTAAGAACATGTGCATTCTCCGGTTCCATTGCCTTGCCCGTGTTGTCTTCATGGCATGGTGGtatctcttcctctttattttcctttgtttgttcATCCTAACAAAAGCAGGGCATAGAATTTTATTATCACAATGTGTTTAATGTCATTCCAAAAATCTAAAGCAATgtcttaaaataactttgaggaaAAGCGAAAACTGggagtcttttaaaaatgttaacatatttcaagaaataagaaagcagaaaaataacAACAGACTCCATATTGGCATAATATAAGTCAAGAAAGTGCAAATAAAATCCTAAGAAGCCTGTGTTTGTTTTCTCTCATTACAATAGCTTTGAAAGAATATTAGCTGTTTCATAGGagactttttaaaattgaatagaattttattttccaaaatatatgtaaaaacaaattttaacatcaattttgtaaaagtttgtgttccaacttctcttcctcctccattcccaccccccacccactagaactcaagcactTCAAAATAAggtatacatgagtagtcatggaaaacattcccacattagctaggttgtgagagaaaacaaaaaacaaaaaaaaccccaaaacttcaaatTGAGGAattgtgaaagaggaaaaaaaaaatttttttttaatgtgtttccaggggcagctaggtggcacagtggacagagcaccggccctggaaccaggagcaccctagctcaaatccagcctcagacacccaacactcaccagctgctgtgtgaccccaggcaagtcacccaaccctaactgtcccccctccccaaccctccccttccccccctccggctgaaaaaaatgtgtttccatctattttcagatactattgcgtctttctctgtagatgggttgctactgtcataagtccttcagggttatattggatcactgcctcgctgaaaataaccacatgcttcccagcagatcacctTAAACTATTGCTGTTAATttgtaaacagtacatttcactctgcttcagttcatgtaggtctttccaagtttttctgatagtatcctgttcatcataacttaaataaagtaccttaaacctgacgaagaattttcttcttattagcccagcaaagtaggtaccatacgtttttccattatattcaatcatcataactatttccctccattctattcccttcccatgatatttactctattttctatcttcttttaaactattcctcctcaaaagtgttttacttctgactgtcccctcccctactctgcgctcccttttttttcacctttccttccttatcctcttcccctcatacttccTGTAGGGTTCCCTTGGCTCATGGagggagacttttttttaaacaaaagtttaGGAAAAGTGACacatcataaaaataaaacatagactACTACTTTAATATATGTAGAGAAAATGTAGAGGTTTTATAACCTAAAAAAAGGCATacataatttctctttttgatgTATGGTCGACTAAGAAGTGTTCTTATAAACATGCAATGCATCATTTCCCATATtgatattcattttgtatttttaacatGGAGCCCAGGTCACCACCTTCCACAGTAATGTTTCTTGTCTTTATGCTGTGGCATGTAACATGTTTTGTGGGATGGATCATGATACTCTATCTATATAGGTAATTTATTGGCATATTGCTTCTAAAAAACATTAACCCAAGCTACTCACACAAAATCAGCTTCTATATAAAAGTATAGAATAATCCTTCACCTTTTCCTCTGATGCAAAGTTTTCATATGACATGAAAATGAACACGATAGTGAACCAAAATTAGACATGATAACTCAGGTTACTAAGGCTATAGGAATACCATTAAAGAAAATGTAACCAGAGCAACAGAAAATATACTCAACTCTGTGGTATATGAAGAACTGAATATTCTAGATAACCAAGCAAACTAAGATGTGCAATATCTTCTGTAAGCTGCCTTCCTATCTGAGCAAGAGCAGCTACTGGGAGGAATGAATCCTTACTTGTTGCCCAAGGGGAAATTGTAATGAAGCAATGAGGAGGACTTTAGAAGACAATATGCATAAGCAGCAGCAACCAACTTAAACTATGGGAGCAACCTATCAGGGAACAGAAAGTAAGTCTAGGAGATGCCAAGATTAAGGAGTTGTTGACATGAGCAAAGGATCATGAAAGCTGTCAGTCCTAGGAGAGatctcactcacacacatacacacacacagaaaacacaagcacacacacacacacacacacacacacacatacacacatgtgtaagtATTCAAACTACAAATTCATTTCAGTGAAAAGATTAAGCAACTGGAAATTATATTTCCAAAGGGATATTCAGACACATAAGTGTTTAAGGTAATTTAGAACACTTTACAATGTACTCAGGAACTGGtcagaaaacaattctttatattattataatattatttatgtaatataatataaaaactaTTCATAATAGAATTTATCATTCtaaaatgtatttacatattAACATAAAGGATTACATCGGCAAGACAGAGGCAAGAAGACACAGAATGCTTAAGAATAAATACCATAAGAAGCAGCACACAATTCTGAAATGTAAGAAACAATGGCAACGATTTGTATTCTTGATGTTCATTCCCCCATTCTGCTTCACTTCATTCTCATCTCTTTCTGACAACTACAATTTCCACCTTCACAAGGAAAGGGAAAGCTTCTGGACCTGTAACATTTTTTCATTGGTATAGTGTTCTCCCACTGAGGAAGGAGCTTCTTCTGCCAATGAAGGGCAGTCCCTTCTCTGCAACTCAGAATCATTCAGAGTTGTGCAGGTAActtagaagtgaagtgacttgcccagagtcacaaagctagtatatgtctgagacaagactaggtctttctggctttgacACCTCCTGTCTACATGCACTTAGGCCATACCATCTCTAGCACCAAGGGAGAAAATCATATTGATTCTTCATCCACAGACTCATTAGCTGTCTTTTAGTAACTGCTTCCATGTGGTACTTCCATGTTTCCCTAAATGCCTTCTTACAGACTTTGGCTAAAAACAAATTGTATCTGTCATCATACATACCTCCTTGATCTCCAGATCTTGAAGACGGCCAGATGTATCTGCATCCACAAAAGATACTTTTTTTCCATCAAAGAGATCAGGCTCTCTGTTAGATGAAGCAAGAAGAAAAATCTCTCACTCAAAAGACTTAGATTATTTCATATAATCTCTCtctttacatatatctatatgcatatatctctatatttttaCAAATGCAAACAATTGAACGTAAATAGTCTTTGTAATTGACCTCTGCTGGTCCCACCTTTCAGGACTTTATTCTCTTACACTAAACCATGTCATGGTTTTGTACATGATGATCTCTCTCCTGTTTCCTTACCCTTCAAGGGCTTGGTGTCCTAGCCTTAAAACACagctcctcctcacctctgtctcttagattCCCAGGCTGCCTTCTTAGCTAAAGCTCAAGGAACACCTTCTATACCAGGCATTTTCTGACGACCGGAATTGTGCATATTCTGCTAAAATGACTTTGTATATAGCGTGTATATTACACAGGcttgtgtacacatatacatatatgtatttacttCTGTGTGTACATGCTGACACCCTCAACAAAATGTAACTTCCTTAAGAATTTAAAGGATTGCTTGGTTTTGTCAACGACAGTGCCTGACAAACAGTAGGTTTGTAACAAAGGCTTGGTTATggatggattttttcaatttaggTGCAGATTGGGTCACCAGAGGAAGACTCTGATtgacttccaacctcatcaaGGTCATGTGGGaattaatgtaataaataattcaaaatggGACATAAAACCCAGCAACAAACCCATATGATAATCACATACAACTGTATTAAACAAATTCATAAATCCTATGTAACTGAAGGGATGGTGGTGCCCTAAACAGAAAGAAGTTGAAGAGAAGGGTTAAGTGAGAAGACAATCTTGtccattttgtacatgtggtgTTTGAGATTTCTATGGGACCCCCAGTTAGAAACATCCAGTATCCGTTGAGGACATGGGATTAGACCTCAGGAGAGTCCTGCTATCTGTATCTGAAAGTAACCTCTGTAAAGATAAGTGAAGGCATGGAAGCTTATGAGACTGTTGCAAGAGGGTACAAAGAGGGAAGAGGGTGCAGGACAACTCTctagactccaagtctagtgttctttctataaTACTATGCTTTCCCACCATGTTTAATAGGAAGCAATAAGAAATAGTACTTTGCCTTCCTGAATCATCTATCAGTATATAACCAGAACACTAACTTGTAAGCACCAGGCTTCAACATGACCTATTTAAACAAACTACTGAACCCCCAAAATAGAAGGGGGTTCAAAGGAATGGCTATTCCCCACTCATCTGCATGTCATGCTTATGAAATCTAGCTTTCCAATGGTTACCATTCACTATAGTCCAACCAGATCCATGACCACTACTGTTACTCCCCCATCACCTGCCCTATCTTGCTTAAGGTAAATCTcacctgcccttccttcttttcattgcccttccagtccctcccctcctcctccctccttaaaAGTCTTGCTCTGAAAACACTTATCAAATCAACAGAAACACTCCAGGAAAGATTAGATGTCCTACAGTCACAGCCACCATTCCTCAATATGTTCTGTTTCCCACTTggaaggtgagctccttgaggcaagGGCCTGTCTTGCttcttgcatttgtatccctaggactttGCCAAGTGGCAGTCAGgaaggaagtgcttaataaatgttttatcattcattcattcaaaatggaTGATAACATTTTCCTACAGAAATTTAAGGAGTGTAGATCAACTGCCATAAAAAGaaaactcgggggcagctaggtggcgcagtggatagagcaccggccctcaagtcaggagtacctgagttcaaatctggcctcggacacttaatacttactggctgtgtgaccctgggcaagtcactttaaccccaattgcctcacttaaaaaaaaaaagttcaaaaaacaaaaaagaaaactcaagagGCCCAGAAACTGCTTCAGGGAGCAATCCGATTCTGCTAAAGTGATAGCAGTCAGGCCAAAACCAGCTTAGAATAGAAAGTCTGGTAAGAAGAACTTGACAAAGAAAAGATGATAGAAGATTATGAGAAGTATTGCCTcatacaaaagtgaaaacagtggggggaaaaacacatttaaagaaTGCTTGATAGAAGGTCCAAGAAAGCACACTTAAGCTAAGGGTATTAAAGAGAGTGGAGAACTAGAAGGAGGACAATAGAGCTGAGAAATAGAAAAGATCTATGGAGATTTGTAGACCAAGTTCTTTTCACCCCAAGGTCAGTGGAACCACCACCTTTATACTAATGACAGTCTCAGACGTGCTGCTTTAGAGGAGggatttttttcatcctttgcacttctatcctcagcacctaacacagtgcctgaatCCCAGAGGACAGGTACTTCACTTCATCAATGTTTTTTGGCCGACTGACATCAAAATGGTAGCATAGAAAACAAATATGGGGGAAAACCATCTGAACCAGTCAGAGGGTTGTCCTCTAGGGCGTCAGCAACAGAGGTAATGGAGAGAGTGATTCTTAAGATAACTGTAAAAGGAGGTTGTCAAATGCATTGAAGACTCAAGAATTATTTAGCCTTTCTACACAGGAAAAATCAAATAGATTAAGAATGTCTGTGTTCTCTGACTTGCAGTTAAAAAGAGAACCTGTGGagtttcccatatatatatagatatatgtatatatatgggaaaTTTTGCAGATTTTAATAATCAACAAGAATATTTCTTTGTTTAAACATTGATGCTTTTTGTTTACATCACTGTCATTTATCAATGACCTTGGTAGTCTGTGGagcctaggttaagaaccccgaccctaactgttggtggagttgtgaaatgatgtAACCAATCTGGAGATCAATTTGAGACTATGCACaaaggactgtgcataccctttgatccagcaataccatttctaCGTGTTTATTCCAAAGAAATTTTGAAGAGTGGGGGGGggacttatttatacaaaaatatttatagcagttctttttatggtgggaaagaagtaaaaattgaagggatgttcatccattggggaatggatgaacaaattgtgatatatgattgcaaCGGAATATTTTTGTGTTaccagaaatgacaagcaggatgatttcaggaaaacatgaACGGAtagagagtgaagtgagtagaaccagaaaatgACACACAATGACAAACTatgaatgaatgacttagctattctcaagacatgatgaaaaatgttatcctccTCTAGAAAAGACCTGATAgcacctgaatacagatggagtactattttcactttctttttgtttgtttgtttgtttgttggggtttggggggtagagttttcaagttttcttccacaaaatgacaaatatggaaatgctttatatgattgcacatgaataaccttatagcctcagggagaggggagggcatgAGGCatataatttagaactcaaaccTTTTTTGAAAAGCcattaaaattggttttacaagtaattgggacaaaataaaatattatttaaaaaatacctactgaaaaaatgttatttttttaaaaaggacacctactctaaggtaccacctaaGTAGGTACCACCTAAGCAcaaaaaggtcaaaatggctaAGAAAGTTcaagtgagatgagaagaaaaaaaaatatataaagagggCATAAGGTTCATGAATGCAAAATGGCATGGTGGAGTAGAAAAGTAGAAGGAGCTGACTCATCACTGCTTCTTGCTACTTAGAGGAGCTTAGGCAAGTCCTGTAAATTAAGCTTCAggttcatctgtcaaatgaaggctCTGAACcagatgatcactaaggtccctcCAGCCCTATGATTTTATTCAGAGCTGGGcaagagaaaatggagggaagCATGACAAAAGAAGCAGAAAGATAAAAGCTGAATTTGGCCATTTCTGTGGACAGGATCACCCTTCTTCCAGTCAACTAAGCTCAAAAACCATCtttgtcttttcctcttcttcccatacCCACTCACTCAATAATTCATATTGGTTCTGATTTTCTGAGATCTTTAAGAGAAGTCTCTTTACATTCCCCAAACCCTCCATTCAGCTCAAGCTCTGATTACTTCACTCCTAAAATAGAGTTAGAACTGATCCTCTGCTTCCAAGATCTGCTTCAATACATCCTAGGCATTCACTGAAACAAACCACTTTGCACACATCATCCCCCAGCACAACTTCATGTCTCTACAGGTGAAAGTCAAAACTTCTTTGTCTGGCAATAAAGACCTTTTACAATCTGGACCCCAGCTAACTCTCCAACCTCTCACCACTCCCACAGACAACTCCCTGGTAACTTGAATACTCTTTGAACCTGGAAGATACCAGGGACAATCCCACTTCCTCTCCTTGAAAGGTAGTCCATCCATCTCATCTAAatcctatcttccttcaaaactcatgaCCTTCTTGTCTCCCTCATGGATAGCTCTAAACCCACTGCAGTTCTTCAGGCTTGACTCTGTCTTCTGACATATTTGTCAGTACTTGATTTCTTAACACATCACTTTAAAGTTTAGTTATCAATTCATGTGGCTACTTCTGGTTCTGTCTCTGGGGGCCTTCAATTCAGACTCTACTGGCAACCTACTTAGTATAGCTTACTCTGCTTCCAGATCGTGATACCTGCTGAGTCAGTTTTAATCGTGGTCCCTGAAATGGGAACTTCTTGGTGGAAGAGGGTGTAAAGGCAGGCAAGGATGGGGAAGAGAGTGAGTATAGATCTGGATTATAAAAAGAGTACATGAATATGGAGGAAGCGATGGGCAGCCAAGTGAATGGTAATTTCCATTTCCATGCAAAAGAAGTTTCCAAAGAAATTCTGAAAGAAACTATTTacataaaatatgaattttagGTGGTACTAACTAGGGAAACAGTTGTAAAAAGTTAACTAAGCAAGGTATGAATATCACCCATAAAAATAATGTAAGAAATTAATACAGTATTACACAAACAATTTCAGTCATATTAATGAGCATATTCCAAATCCGTTTTCATTAGGGAGAGCAACATCAAGCAtggtttttaaaaactatttgcaAAGTCCGGGATGAAATTAACCAATCTTAATCTGAATTCAAGTTTAAAGCACCACTTGAAACTTAGCAGAAATcaacccttttttcccccttaaaacaACTTAGCATTTTCTCTGGAGTAATACACACGCAGTAAAATAAACTGAATTTACCTGACAGAAACTGTAATTCACATTAAGATAACAGTGCTAAATTTGTGATAGAATGATACCGTCCTCCTAGGCTTGAAACGCCTATGACAATTTTATCCACTGTCCAAAAatatttgcttctgtctttggTATAAATGGTGTAAATATGCTTATTAAAGAAGAGTAAAACAGGCAGAAGTGGAACCAGGGAAAAGGACAGAAATGCTTACTGCAATTATTGTAGTTTGGTATGCAATCTCAAATTTAGAGAGTGGCTATAAGACATATTCGTAGTGAAGATGAATCTCAGCTAGGAAGGGCAGGGAGTTATACCGcccccattacacacacacacacacacacacacacacacacacacacacacacacacacacacacctccaaaaaaattcaaagcaaaaCAGGGGAAATAGAAATACTTCTTTTTAAAGCTATTCCATgtctttgactcttttttcattccGATATTTTCCGCGGGAGGGGGAGGAATCCCAAATTCAAAAAGGGTTCCAAATTCCGGGTGGGGAAAAGTTTTCTTTACAAACTCTAATGCGATCGCCAAAATTTGAGGTAGTCATTTCAGAACTAGGCTTTCTCCCTTCAGGTTCCccgaagagagagaaaagtgggaaaccaaaatttcaagaaaatatgCCTCATGGGCTCCCACCCCAAGGAGCTGCGCCGGGACCCTGGTCTTTCCCCTTCTTACCTGCGTTGAATTCTCAACATGCCGATCCAATTggtgaagaaatttaaaaattgaccTATTGTCATTCTCCCGCTGGAGATTGACTGAAAAAGTGCGGttatggaggagaggagaaggtggaggtggaggtggaggtggggatcAGGGGAGGAGTGGGTAAGACTTCCCAAAGCGGGAAAACTATCAATTGCGGGATATGTAGAATACCAGCAAAAGCTGACAACAAAGTAGCGGGGAGCGGGGAAAAAGAGCTGTCTCCGACACGGCAGCGCCAGGACGACTGCTGCCTCAGCCATGGTCAATGTCAACAAACCGGCCCCAGCACTGAAGTCACACTTCCCATTGTGAAGTCCTTAAGCCTCGGATTGGCTGGAGGCGTAGCTCCGCCCCCATCCCCGcccaaagaggaggagggagaaaagaccaTTTCTTAAGGGAAGGTGGGGCACGGAGACCACCTCTAGGCAAGGAGAGGGTCCCTGTTGCCAGGGCTTCTGTTGTGAAAACAAGCCTAGCC
It encodes the following:
- the LOC122729001 gene encoding uncharacterized protein LOC122729001; protein product: MAEAAVVLALPCRRQLFFPAPRYFVVSFCWYSTYPAIDSFPALGSLTHSSPDPHLHLHLHLLLSSITALFQSISSGRMTIGQFLNFFTNWIGMLRIQRREPDLFDGKKVSFVDADTSGRLQDLEIKEDEQTKENKEEEIPPCHEDNTGKAMEPENAHVLKYGHDESDLPKKGKRFWLRRRKQVVRNGKNACDPQSSPNPDLNRSRNWVSRMLKRNQVIPIGVNPNPHREIIPDFCGKSLLLLTLCHDQTVILMILSHHHSHWCFLSRMTNYYGLV